A stretch of Arachis hypogaea cultivar Tifrunner chromosome 15, arahy.Tifrunner.gnm2.J5K5, whole genome shotgun sequence DNA encodes these proteins:
- the LOC112750893 gene encoding uncharacterized protein, whose protein sequence is MLSSSTSRITLIFRYSLLQIPNFISFPSSSSLHSHSEPPSLRQVDEAVHSFTRMLSMRRPPPIIQFNKILGSLAKKKHFHTAVSLFQQLQVRGIAPNLFTLSIVINCCCGMGRMTLAFSVLAKIFRMDYQPDTVTLNTLVKGLFLCGSVEKAVRFHDRVLAHGFHFNQVTYGTLINGLCKTGHTSAAIQMLRKIPRYGIAPDVFMYSAIIDSLCKDTLVSQAFHLFSEMLAKGISPNVITYSSLIFGLCLVGQYKEAIDLLSDMVLRNSTPNVRTYSILIDGLCKEGKIKDAKNVLAVMTKHGVKPDVVTYSNLIDGYCLVNQVNKAKYIFNTIAKNRVFPNVRSYNIMINGFCKSKMIDDALNLFEEMRHKNLVPDRVTYSTLIDGLGKSRRIHCALELLEKMHDRGQPADVVTYNSLLDGMFKNQQPNEAFMLFNQMKECAIDPDIYTYNILIDGLCKGGRLIDAKEIFQDLSVKGYRPNVRTYNIMINGLCKEGLFEEALALLSKMKALVAYQML, encoded by the coding sequence ATGTTGTCATCCTCAACCTCAAGGATCACTCTCATTTTTAGGTATTCTCTTCTCCAAATCCCTAATTTTATTTCCTTCCCTTCCTCTTCATCCCTTCACTCTCATTCTGAGCCCCCATCCCTTCGCCAAGTTGATGAAGCTGTTCATTCCTTCACTCGCATGCTCTCTATGCGTCGCCCTCCTCCCATCATCCAATTTAACAAGATTTTGGGGTCTCTTGCCAAGAAGAAGCATTTCCACACCGCCGTTTCCCTTTTTCAGCAATTGCAAGTCAGGGGAATCgctcccaacttatttactttgaGTATCGTAATTAATTGTTGTTGCGGCATGGGTCGTATGACGCTTGCTTTCTCTGTATTGGCCAAGATTTTCAGAATGGATTATCAACCTGATACGGTAACATTGAATACACTCGTTAAAGGCCTCTTTCTCTGTGGTAGTGTTGAAAAAGCAGTGCGCTTTCATGACAGAGTGCTGGCTCATGGATTTCACTTTAATCAAGTCACTTATGGGACGTTGATCAATGGGCTCTGTAAGACCGGACACACATCAGCTGCTATTCAAATGTTGAGAAAGATCCCACGGTATGGCATTGCTCCTGATGTCTTCATGTACAGCGCAATTATTGATAGCCTCTGCAAGGATACACTTGTAAGTCAGGCTTTTCATTTATTCTCTGAGATGCTTGCTAAGGGAATTTCTCCTAATGTTATCACATACAGTTCTCTCATTTTTGGATTGTGTCTTGTGGGTCAATATAAGGAAGCCATTGATTTGTTAAGTGATATGGTGCTTAGAAACAGTACTCCAAATGTTCGTACCTATAGTATTTTGATTGATGGGCTATGCAAGGAAGGAAAGATCAAAGATGCTAAGAATGTGTTGGCTGTGATGACAAAACATGGTGTGAAACCAGATGTGGTTACTTATAGCAACTTAATTGATGGATATTGTTTGGTTAATCAGGTAAATAAGGCAAAATATATATTCAACACAATAGCCAAGAATAGAGTGTTTCCTAATGTTCGAAGTTACAATATCATGATTAATGGCTTCTGCAAAAGTAAAATGATCGATGACGCCTTGAATCTCTTCGAAGAGATGCGTCACAAGAACTTGGTTCCTGACAGGGTAACTTACAGTACTCTAATTGATGGCTTGGGAAAGTCAAGGAGAATCCATTGCGCCTTGGAGCTTCTTGAAAAGATGCATGATCGAGGTCAACCTGCTGATGTAGTCACTTATAATTCGTTGTTGGATGGGATGTTCAAAAACCAACAACCTAACGAGGCATTTATGTTATTCAATCAAATGAAAGAGTGTGCCATTGATCCAGATATATACACTTACAATATACTTATAGATGGCCTATGCAAAGGTGGAAGACTTATAGATGCAAAAGAGATTTTTCAAGATCTTTCCGTTAAAGGCTATCGTCCAAATGTGAGGACATACAATATTATGATCAATGGGCTCTGCAAAGAGGGCTTGTTTGAAGAAGCATTGGCACTCTTGTCAAAAATGAAAGCACTGGTTGCTTACCAAATGCTGTGA